One genomic segment of Amycolatopsis sp. WQ 127309 includes these proteins:
- a CDS encoding ABC transporter permease, whose product MTTLALDRPAPPRHISPGKGFQHALSLAWRGVLKIRKNPEQLADVTLMPIIFLVMFVYLFGGALSGSTDAYLQMVVPGIMVMNILQACLTVGTNLNTDITKGVFDRFRSMPIARSAPLIGAVLADIVRYVVCLTVLMVVATIMGYRIATSPGEFAVAILLALAFGLCFCWGSVFVGMIMKSPGAAQALMFVFIMPLTFGSNVFVSTATMPGWLKAWADISPVSLMANALRGLMNGGAVAGPLAGALAWMAGAVIVFFPLATWAYRRRV is encoded by the coding sequence ATGACGACCTTGGCACTCGACCGCCCGGCCCCGCCGCGGCACATCAGCCCGGGAAAGGGCTTCCAGCACGCGCTTTCACTCGCGTGGCGCGGCGTGCTGAAGATCCGCAAGAACCCGGAGCAGCTGGCCGACGTCACGCTGATGCCGATCATCTTCCTGGTCATGTTCGTCTACCTGTTCGGCGGCGCGCTGTCCGGATCGACCGACGCGTACCTGCAGATGGTCGTGCCAGGCATCATGGTGATGAACATCCTGCAGGCGTGTCTCACCGTCGGCACGAACCTCAACACCGACATCACCAAGGGCGTGTTCGACCGGTTCCGCAGCATGCCGATCGCCCGGTCGGCACCCCTGATCGGCGCGGTGCTGGCGGACATCGTGCGGTACGTCGTCTGCCTGACCGTGCTGATGGTCGTGGCGACGATCATGGGCTACCGGATCGCGACCAGCCCCGGCGAGTTCGCCGTGGCGATCCTGCTGGCGCTGGCGTTCGGGCTCTGCTTCTGCTGGGGCTCGGTGTTCGTCGGCATGATCATGAAGTCGCCGGGCGCGGCACAGGCGCTGATGTTCGTCTTCATCATGCCGCTGACGTTCGGCAGCAACGTGTTCGTCAGCACGGCCACCATGCCGGGCTGGCTGAAGGCGTGGGCGGACATCAGCCCGGTGAGCCTGATGGCCAACGCGTTGCGCGGCCTGATGAACGGCGGCGCCGTCGCCGGTCCGCTGGCCGGGGCCCTGGCCTGGATGGCAGGCGCGGTCATCGTGTTCTTCCCGCTGGCCACCTGGGCCTACCGCCGGCGGGTCTGA